A DNA window from Ipomoea triloba cultivar NCNSP0323 chromosome 10, ASM357664v1 contains the following coding sequences:
- the LOC116033391 gene encoding G-type lectin S-receptor-like serine/threonine-protein kinase At1g11410: protein MKIVVDKKTGGNRSLLTAWKSADDPGTGEYAVRLDMKGVPQAIVYKASSPAWRFGPWNGVRWSGIPEMTPNINSYNYYDNDEEVTMWYWTRDPSIYTVVMVNDSGAFSKIIWQQGNDGVMRWVGMWYFPNDDCDRYGHCGAFGVCHPREIDCRCVPGFKPKSSPEWSQGCWRNETEVCRNGEGFLKLENMKIPNTEMAEMNTAIGLKECEELCLNNCSCTAYTSANITDGGMGCIAWYGELIDMREFTSGGQDIYIRVSASDLGMFNSIPICYELLAFGEFFNICG, encoded by the coding sequence ATGAAAATCGTAGTGGACAAGAAAACTGGGGGGAACCGGTCTCTTCTTACGGCGTGGAAGTCGGCGGATGATCCCGGCACGGGTGAGTATGCAGTGCGATTGGATATGAAAGGTGTGCCTCAGGCGATTGTGTACAAGGCGTCGTCCCCTGCGTGGAGATTTGGGCCCTGGAATGGCGTTAGGTGGAGCGGCATTCCAGAAATGACTCCAAACATAAACTCCTACAATTACTACGACAACGACGAGGAAGTCACGATGTGGTATTGGACACGGGACCCGTCGATATACACAGTAGTGATGGTAAATGATTCTGGCGCATTCAGTAAGATTATATGGCAGCAAGGGAATGACGGTGTGATGAGATGGGTGGGGATGTGGTACTTTCCCAACGACGATTGCGACCGGTACGGCCACTGTGGGGCGTTCGGCGTTTGCCATCCGAGGGAGATTGACTGCCGATGCGTTCCCGGGTTCAAGCCGAAGTCAAGCCCGGAATGGAGCCAAGGGTGCTGGAGAAACGAGACAGAAGTGTGCCGGAACGGTGAGGGGTTCTTGAAACTAGAGAATATGAAGATCCCGAACACTGAAATGGCGGAAATGAACACAGCGATTGGGTTGAAGGAATGTGAGGAGCTATGTTTGAACAACTGTTCTTGCACGGCATATACAAGCGCGAATATCACAGATGGTGGAATGGGATGCATTGCTTGGTATGGAGAGTTGATAGATATGAGGGAGTTCACAAGTGGAGGCCAAGATATCTATATTCGAGTCTCTGCATCTGATTTAGGTATGTTTAATTCTATTCCAATATGTTATGAATTACTAgcttttggggaattttttaatatttgtggGTAG
- the LOC116033393 gene encoding uncharacterized protein LOC116033393, which yields MERQTSIFTRIIVLTMFLSFLVCLCSSTDTITFNHTLKDGDLLISNGKSYALGFFTPGNSTSGKRYVGIWFQKLPEQTAAWVANRDSPVNGTSGILFIDSTGNLVIQDSKTNVSVWNTSLSFPAMGIKGYSVQLQETGNLVLYHDHPDRRETQWQSFDYPSNTFLPHMKFGVVDKKTGRNRCLTAWKSADDPGTGEYVMRLDPKGIPQAILYKASSPAWRLGPWNGLRWSGLPEMTPNINSYNYSENNEEVTMSYSTHDPSIYTVVMVNESGAFSKIIWQQGNDSVMRWVGMWFYPNDDCDRYGHCGAFGICDPYTPGNIDCRCVPGFKPKSSRDWRQGCWRNEAEVCHNGEGFLKLENMKIPSTQMAKLNKAIGLKECEELCLNNCSCTAYASANVSDGGMGCIAWYGELIDMRELTPGGQDIYVRVSASYLDQLVKKSKEHHGKRLIVSVILPIAVVTLVLYCFITTNIREGKTTPSSNTSLQLRKYMEEAGYADVLAFDLNTITAATNNFSADNKLGEGGFGSVHKGMLQNGQFVAIKTLSITSQQGIEEFKNEVKLIARLQHRNLVRLLGCCIQQGEKMLVYEYLSNKALDSFIFDNRQGMLLEWKKRFEIILGIAQGLLYLHQDSRLRIVHRDLKASNILLDDSMNPKISDFGMARLFEDEQVEANTNRVVGTYGYMSPEYAMGGDFSVKSDVYSFGVLLLEIVSGKKNKHKYKETSCNLIGDVWDFWNEERALEIVDPSLGASYDDQEVLRCIHVGLLCVQLYPDDRPIMSEVIFILSNNTELPRPKPPGFIFIQENTATPFSYSTSDGGNQSCTTMSITELVGRTIVDLKEAVGTATDPYDMMSGPDRSFRKTWVFKTNISLVVFLSFLVCLCSSIDTITFNQPLKDGELLISNDSSYALGFFTPGNSIGKRYVGLWYLNIPEMVVVWVANRDHPVNGKSGILFIDSTGNLVIQDNKTGTSVWNTSLSFEPTGTRDYSAQLKDTGNLVLYHHDQERRVDKWQSFDYPTNTILASMKFGVDKKKSLNWFMRSWKSPDDPGTGEYTVGIDLTGKPQAFLYKNSSSRVWRVGPWNGIRWSGVPQMTPEITPYAFTENDDEFSEEYWIRDPLSVYSIVMLNDSGTLNKIMWKGSGTGEKKWDGVWYYPNDDCDYYSHCGSFGICDKAGFSCRCVSGFKPKSNQDWSVEQLEFSVKRSKRKLSSFSHQLKNECYRQLYWEIFPISPSITLLNMVSELPRRNSYAAALSGEANQERRTDSPIARSPVRTASTTIPQRNSSQRNSNAEDLENPFLFSANDNPNIVLVSPPLNGSSNYSSWRISMKIALEIKNKWCIVDGSVAAPDIEDIQYVLWRRCNLMLCAWIFKSVSSSIAQSIMHLDRASDVWDDLSRRFAQCDAQKISTLQNDINNLKQGSLTVSDYYTKCKTMWEEMNALRPLPICKCIPRCKCDLVDEIRKERDVDQVIRFLQGLNDDFHTLKSNVLVIDPLPEVYKVYVMAEKLERQIIINNLNSNNPEVVHANAVQNSSEEMVAAFNNSYNARRFPNTGETRLPPGWVPGYKNKTKQQGAAPVMNNMTDFGVTNDQFQKLMMAVQNQMGQTSQTQSGQLPNSAAAISLIPRFEEDHSEGKFPTPHVNFISLCNSTWILDSGATDHIACSIESFDDYYTVEGDEVSLPNGERVAVKHKGNIKLGNNLWLRNAMHIPSFHFNIVSVSRLLHDSSYDLIFSSEQCMIREPHGMTVGLAKQEKGLYLMVRPPMELNKHKKLAMQCNRVDTWHQRLGHFPISKMHLLRDIPKPSTVNKACDVCHLAKHRRSPFPLSVSSSNACFDIIHADIWGPFPVSSMKGEHYFLTLVDDFSRYTWLHLMKRKSEVRNLIKRFHSFVLTQFGVLIKVLRSDNGSEFDMGDFFDEKGMIHQTSCVNTPQQNAVVERKHQHILNVARTLRLQAHLPFEFWSHCVMHAVFLINRLPSPIIEGLTPYHRLYNKELDLTILRVFGCLCYASTLSNMRNKMEPRGRKCTFIGFPANTKGYILYDLSDKSIFVSRDVAFYEQQFPFQEQNTLMSKEFDPSLPNIPISTHLQYEAQPRDKEVQFPDIEQAEGEPISTSSRISPQNSANHALPFIETTTEGSPTNQSSHQETMADTHMDEASPAPRRSNRERQLPRKLHDYYCDSVIQHRSPHLLSKVISYDNLSPPHKAFAMAVTSLTEPRTYNQAIKHQCWKDAMTAELMALQENNTWQLTELPAGKIPIGCKWVFKTKLKADGSIERHKARLVAKGYTQQLGVDYIETFSPVARLTTIRTFLAVATSRNWYIHQMDINNAFLHGDLKEEVYMVLPPGFQGTKPNQVCKLTRSLYGLKQASRQWNAKLTTALLNVGFRQSNADPSLFTRGKDDVFVALLVYVDDILVASGRMELIQELKDLLNAAFKIKDLGVLGYFLGIEASSSKEGLNICQRKYALDILNDTGFLDCKPVRTPMVPGSLLTPKDGELLSDPSGYRRLIGRLLYLTATRPDITYAVHHLSQFVSAPTDKHMVAAHRILRYIKGSPGQGLFYPAGTSLNLKAFSDSDWASCAETRKSITGYCIFLGTSLVSWRSKKQATVSKSSSEAEYRALATTACELQWITALLHDMQVNFANPAVVYCDNKSAIAIAENHVFHERTKHIDIDCHIIRERITQGLIKLLSVSSLNQVADGFTKPLGLPLCSTWRQGCWRNATEVCRNGEGFLKLENMKIPDTAMTAMNTTIGLEECRELCLSNCSCSAYARANISDGGTGCITWYGDLIDMREFTLGGQDMYVRVSASDLDQLLKKSKEHNRKRLIFSVILPIAAVILVLYCLVTTNIREGKTPRPSSNTSLQLEKYMEEAGHADVLAFDLNTIRVATNNFSANNKLGEGGFGSVYKGMLQNGQFVAIKTLSRTSQQGIEEFKNEVKLIASLQHRNLVKLLGCCIQQGEKMLVYEYLPNKALDNVIFDNRQGMLLEWKKRFEIILGIAQGLLYLHQDSRLRIVHRDLKASNVLLDDSMNPKISDFGMARLFEEEQVEANTNRVVGTYGYMSSEYAMGGNFSVKSDVYSFGVLLLEIVSGKKNKHKCKETSLNLIGDVWDFWNEERALEIVDPSLGESYDYQEVLRCIHVGLLCVQLYPYDRPIMSEVIFMLSNDRELSRPNRPGFVLNKGNNAAPLSYSTSDGGNQSSNSMSITELVGR from the exons ATGGAAAGACAAACTAGCATCTTCACAAGAATCATCGTCTTGACCATGTTTCTTTCATTTCTGGTATGTTTGTGCAGTTCCACAGACACCATTACTTTCAACCATACTCTCAAAGACGGGGATTTATTAATCTCTAATGGTAAATCTTACGCTCTCGGTTTCTTCACTCCCGGAAATTCCACCTCCGGCAAGCGATACGTCGGAATATGGTTCCAAAAATTACCAGAACAAACGGCCGCTTGGGTTGCTAACAGAGACAGCCCAGTCAACGGCACATCCGGAATCCTCTTCATCGACAGCACCGGAAATCTTGTCATCCAAGACAGTAAAACTAATGTTTCTGTCTGGAACACAAGTCTTTCTTTTCCGGCGATGGGGATAAAAGGTTATTCTGTTCAGCTACAAGAAACTGGGAATCTAGTGTTGTATCATGACCACCCGGATAGACGGGAAACTCAATGGCAGAGCTTCGATTATCCCTCAAACACATTTCTTCCTCACATGAAATTCGGAGTAGTAGACAAGAAAACTGGGCGGAACCGGTGCCTTACGGCGTGGAAGTCGGCGGATGATCCCGGCACGGGCGAGTATGTAATGCGATTGGATCCGAAAGGGATTCCACAGGCGATTCTGTACAAGGCGTCGTCCCCTGCCTGGAGACTTGGGCCTTGGAATGGCCTTAGATGGAGCGGCCTTCCAGAAATGACTCCAAACATAAACTCATACAATTACTCCGAAAACAACGAGGAAGTCACGATGTCGTATTCGACACATGACCCGTCGATATACACAGTAGTGATGGTAAATGAGTCTGGGGCGTTCAGTAAGATTATATGGCAGCAAGGGAATGATAGTGTGATGAGATGGGTGGGGATGTGGTTCTACCCCAACGACGATTGTGATCGGTACGGCCACTGTGGAGCGTTTGGCATTTGCGATCCCTACACTCCGGGGAATATTGACTGCCGATGCGTTCCCGGGTTCAAGCCGAAGTCAAGCCGGGATTGGAGGCAAGGGTGCTGGAGAAACGAGGCAGAAGTGTGCCATAACGGTGAGGGGTTCTTGAAACTAGAGAATATGAAGATCCCAAGCACTCAAATGGCGAAATTGAACAAAGCCATTGGGTTGAAGGAATGTGAGGAGCTTTGTTTGAACAACTGTTCTTGCACGGCATATGCAAGCGCAAATGTCAGTGATGGCGGAATGGGATGCATTGCTTGGTATGGAGAGTTGATAGATATGAGGGAGTTAACACCTGGAGGCCAAGATATCTATGTTCGAGTCTCTGCATCTTATTTAG ATCAACTTGTAAAGAAATCTAAAGAACATCATGGGAAAAGGCTCATAGTCTCGGTGATTCTGCCCATTGCTGTTGTGACACTTGTGCTCTATTGTTTTATCACTACCAATATCAGAGAAG gtAAAACAACACCAAGCAGTAATACCAGTTTacaattgagaaaatatatggAAGAAGCTGGATATGCAGATGTGTTAGCCTTTGATCTAAACACAATTACAGCTGCCACTAATAACTTCTCTGCAGACAATAAACTTGGAGAAGGTGGATTTGGTTCTGTTCACAAG GGTATGTTGCAAAATGGACAATTTGTAGCTATCAAAACACTCTCAATAACATCTCAACAAGGGATAGAAGAATTCAAAAATGAAGTGAAGCTAATTGCTAGACTTCAACACAGAAATCTTGTGAGGCTTTTAGGATGTTGCATTCAACAAGGGGAGAAGATGTTGGTTTATGAATATTTGTCTAACAAAGCCCTGGATAGTTTCATCTTCG ATAATAGACAAGGGATGTTGTTGGAATGGAAGAAACgctttgaaattattttaggaATTGCTCAAGGGTTGTTATATCTTCATCAAGATTCTAGACTACGAATCGTTCATAGAGATTTGAAAGCTAGTAATATTTTGTTAGATGACTCAATGAACCCGAAAATATCAGATTTCGGAATGGCTAGACTTTTTGAAGATGAGCAAGTCGAAGCAAACACAAATCGAGTAGTTGGAACATA TGGCTATATGTCACCGGAATATGCAATGGGAGGTGATTTTTCAGTAAAGTCTGATGTGTATAGCTTCGGTGTTTTGCTGTTGGAAATTGTGAGCGGAAAGAAGAACAAACACAAGTACAAGGAAACCTCGTGTAATTTAATAGGAGAT GTATGGGATTTCTGGAATGAAGAAAGAGCACTGGAAATTGTCGATCCATCATTAGGGGCGTCGTATGATGATCAAGAAGTTTTGAGGTGCATCCATGTCGGTTTATTGTGCGTTCAACTATATCCTGACGATAGACCAATTATGTCAGAAGTGATTTTCATACTAAGTAATAACACAGAACTCCCTCGTCCTAAACCACCTGGATTTATATTCATTCAAGAGAATACAGCTACTCCATTCTCATATTCTACAAGTGATGGTGGAAATCAATCATGTACTACTATGTCAATTACTGAACTCGTTGGTCGT ACAATAGTGGACTTGAAGGAGGCAGTAGGGACAGCTACAGATCCATATGATATGATGAGTGGTCCTGATCGGTCGTTCCG AAAAACCTGGGTGTTCAAAACAAACATCTCTTTGGTAGTGTTTCTTTCCTTTCTAGTATGTTTATGCAGTTCCATAGACACCATTACCTTCAACCAACCTCTCAAAGACGGGGAATTACTAATCTCTAATGACAGTTCTTACGCTCTCGGTTTCTTCACCCCCGGGAACTCCATCGGCAAGCGATACGTGGGACTTTGGTACCTAAATATACCAGAAATGGTGGTCGTTTGGGTCGCCAACAGAGACCACCCCGTCAATGGCAAATCCGGAATCCTCTTCATCGACAGCACCGGAAATCTCGTCATCCAAGACAACAAAACCGGTACTTCTGTCTGGAATACAAGCCTTTCCTTTGAGCCCACCGGGACAAGAGATTATTCCGCTCAGTTAAAGGATACTGGGAATCTAGTTCTGTATCATCATGACCAAGAGAGAAGGGTTGATAAATGGCAGAGCTTTGATTATCCCACGAATACAATACTAGCGTCCATGAAATTTGGGGTGGACAAGAAAAAAAGTCTGAACTGGTTTATGAGGTCGTGGAAGTCGCCGGATGATCCGGGCACCGGCGAGTATACTGTCGGGATAGATCTCACCGGAAAACCTCAGGCGTTCCTGTACAAGAATTCTTCGTCCCGGGTGTGGAGAGTCGGGCCATGGAATGGCATTAGATGGAGCGGAGTGCCGCAAATGACCCCAGAAATCACCCCTTACGCCTTCACCGAAAACGACGATGAGTTCTCGGAGGAATACTGGATTCGGGACCCGTTGTCGGTGTATTCAATAGTAATGTTAAACGACTCCGGTACGTTGAACAAGATCATGTGGAAAGGATCGGGAACCGGCGAGAAGAAATGGGACGGCGTTTGGTACTATCCCAACGACGATTGTGACTACTACAGTCACTGTGGTAGTTTCGGCATTTGCGACAAAGCGGGATTTTCCTGCAGATGCGTTTCTGGGTTCAAGCCTAAGTCGAACCAGGATTGGAGTGTTGAGCAACTGGAGTTTAGCGTAAAGAGAAGTAAAAGGAAGCTTTCTTCATTTTCCCATCAACTGAAGAATGAATGTTACAGACAGTTATACTGGGAGATATTCCCAATATCTCCCAGTATAACT TTgctcaacatggtatcagagcttccGCGCCGGAACTCCTACGCGGCCGCCCTCTCCGGCGAGGCGAACCAGGAAAGACGCACCGACTCGCCGATCGCTCGATCTCCAGTTCGCACAGCTTCAACAACAATTCCGCAGAGGAATTCATCGCAGAGAAACAGCAATGCAGAAGATCTAGAGAATCCTTTTCTCTTCAGCGCGAACGATAATCCGAACATCGTGCTTGTAAGTCCGCCTCTAAACGGCAGTTCCAATTACAGTTCATGGCGTATTTCCATGAAAATCGCCTTGGAGATCAAAAATAAATGGTGCATTGTCGACGGAAGTGTCGCCGCACCAGACATAGAAGACATCCAGTACGTCCTTTGGAGAAGGTGTAATCTCATGTTATGTGCTTGGATCTTTAAATCCGTAAGTTCATCGATCGCACAAAGTATAATGCACTTGGACAGAGCTAGTGACGTCTGGGATGATCTGAGCAGACGATTCGCTCAGTGTGATGCTCAAAAGATCTCAACCCTGCAAAACGACATCAACAATCTGAAGCAAGGCTCTCTTACAGTGAGCGATTACTACACAAAGTGTAAAACGATGTGGGAAGAAATGAATGCTTTGAGGCCCCTACCAATATGCAAATGCATTCCAAGATGCAAGTGCGATCTCGTCGACGAAATCAGAAAGGAACGCGACGTTGATCAGGTTATTCGCTTCCTTCAGGGATTAAATGATGATTTTCATACCTTGAAATCTAATGTTCTTGTCATAGATCCTCTCCCGGAAGTATACAAAGTGTATGTCATGGCTGAAAAATTAGAGAGACAGATCATTATAAACAATTTGAACAGCAACAACCCGGAAGTCGTACATGCCAATGCTGTCCAGAATTCCTCAGAAGAAATGGTGGCTGCCTTTAACAATTCTTACAATGCCAGGAGGTTTCCAAACACTGGAG AAACACGGCTACCCCCGGGCTGGGTGCCGGGAtacaagaacaaaacaaaacagcAGGGAGCAGCTCCAGTGATGAACAACATGACTGATTTTGGTGTCACAAATGATCAGTTCCAGAAGCTTATGATGGCTGTCCAAAACCAGATGGGACAAACCTCTCAAACTCAATCTGGACAGCTTCCCAACTCAGCAGCAGCCATCTCTTTGATTCCAAGATTCGAAGAGGATCACAGTGAAGGCAAGTTTCCTACTCCCCAtgttaatttcatttccttgTGTAATTCCACATGGATTCTTGACTCCGGAGCAACAGATCACATAGCATGTTCAATTGAATCGTTTGATGATTACTATACTGTTGAGGGAGATGAGGTCAGTTTACCCAATGGAGAAAGGGTTGCAGTCAAGCACAAAGGAAATATAAAGCTTGGGAACAATTTATGGCTAAGAAATGCTATGCACATACCTTCATTCCATTTCAATATAGTATCAGTAAGCAGGCTGCTTCATGACTCTTCTTATGATCTGATTTTTTCCTCTGAGCAGTGCATGATTCGGGAACCTCATGGGATGACGGTTGGTTTAGCTAAGCAAGAGAAGGGACTCTACCTCATGGTGAGGCCACCTATGGAGTTAAACAAACACAAGAAATTGGCCATGCAGTGTAATAGAGTTGATACATGGCATCAACGTTTAGGACATTTTCCTATAAGCAAGATGCATTTGCTTAGAGACATACCTAAACCATCTACTGTAAATAAAGCTTGTGATGTTTGCCATTTGGCTAAGCATAGACGTTCTCCTTTCCCTTTGAGTGTGTCTTCATCTAATGCATGCTTTGATATAATTCATGCCGATATTTGGGGTCCCTTCCCAGTAAGTTCTATGAAAGGGGAACACTATTTCCTCACTCTAGTGGATGATTTTTCACGATATACCTGGCTGCATCTAATGAAAAGGAAATCGGAAGTTAGAAATCTGATTAAACGGTTTCACAGTTTTGTTTTAACTCAATTTGGGGTTCTAATCAAGGTACTGCGAAGCGACAATGGGTCAGAATTTGATATGGGGGATTTCTTTGATGAGAAGGGAATGATTCATCAAACATCGTGTGTGAATACTCCACAGCAAAATGCCGTGGTAGAAAGAAAACATCAGCACATCCTTAATGTTGCAAGAACTCTCCGGCTCCAAGCACATCTGCCATTTGAATTTTGGAGTCACTGCGTTATGCATGCGGTGTTCTTAATTAACAGACTCCCCTCACCAATAATCGAGGGTCTTACTCCTTACCACAGACTATACAACAAGGAACTGGACTTAACCATTCTAAGAGTCTTTGGTTGTCTCTGCTATGCATCCACTCTATCAAATATGAGAAACAAAATGGAGCCAAGAGGGAGAAAATGCACTTTCATAGGCTTTCCTGCAAATACTAAAGGATATATTCTATATGATTTGTCTGACAAGTCCATTTTTGTTTCTCGTGATGTAGCCTTCTATGAGCAACAGTTCCCTTTCCAAGAGCAGAATACACTAATGTCAAAAGAGTTCGACCCTTCCTTGCCAAACATACCTATATCAACTCACTTGCAGTATGAAGCTCAGCCTAGGGACAAGGAAGTTCAATTTCCGGACATTGAACAGGCCGAGGGTGAACCAATCAGCACCAGTAGTCGTATTTCCCCGCAGAACTCTGCCAACCATGCCCTTCCGTTCATTGAAACAACAACAGAAGGGTCACCCACTAATCAATCCTCACACCAGGAAACAATGGCTGATACACATATGGATGAAGCCAGCCCAGCCCCCAGGCGATCAAACAGGGAGAGACAACTGCCAAGAAAATTACATGATTATTATTGTGATTCAGTTATCCAACATCGGTCACCTCATCTTCTATCCAAAGTGATCTCGTATGATAATCTCTCTCCCCCCCACAAAGCTTTTGCCATGGCAGTTACTTCCCTCACGGAGCCTAGAACATATAATCAAGCTATCAAACACCAATGTTGGAAGGATGCAATGACAGCAGAATTAATGGCACTTCAAGAAAACAATACTTGGCAACTGACAGAACTACCGGCTGGAAAAATCCCCATCGGCTGCAAGTgggtttttaaaacaaaattgaaggCAGATGGATCTATAGAACGTCACAAAGCGAGGTTGGTTGCTAAGGGATACACACAACAATTGGGAGTGGATTATATTGAAACATTCTCCCCGGTTGCTAGGCTGACAACCATTCGAACATTCTTGGCTGTTGCAACGTCTCGCAACTGGTACATTCACCAGATGGACATCAATAATGCGTTTCTTCACGGTGATCTTAAAGAAGAGGTCTATATGGTTCTTCCACCCGGCTTTCAGggaaccaaaccaaaccaagtCTGCAAATTGACCAGATCACTTTACGGCTTGAAGCAGGCAAGTCGCCAATGGAATGCCAAATTAACCACAGCTTTGTTGAATGTCGGTTTCAGACAATCGAATGCCGATCCTTCTCTGTTTACAAGGGGAAAGGATGATGTTTTTGTTGCACTTCTGGTCTATGTTGACGATATATTAGTGGCAAGTGGCCGGATGGAACTCATTCAAGAACTGAAGGATTTACTGAATGCAGCTTTCAAGATCAAGGACTTGGGGGTCCTAGGCTATTTTCTAGGCATTGAAGCCAGCAGCAGTAAAGAGGGGCTGAACATTTGTCAGAGGAAATATGCTCTCGACATCCTCAATGATACGGGTTTTCTTGACTGCAAACCAGTTCGAACCCCTATGGTGCCTGGCTCTCTCCTAACTCCAAAAGATGGTGAACTGCTGAGTGATCCAAGCGGTTATCGAAGGTTGATTGGGAGACTATTGTACCTCACGGCTACTAGGCCAGATATTACCTATGCTGTACATCATCTCAGTCAATTTGTAAGTGCTCCCACAGACAAGCATATGGTTGCTGCCCACCGTATACTTCGCTACATTAAAGGTTCTCCCGGCCAAGGCCTTTTCTATCCGGCAGGAACCTCACTCAACCTCAAAGCCTTCTCTGATTCAGATTGGGCATCATGTGCTGAGACACGTAAATCTATCACAGGGTACTGCATTTTCTTAGGAACATCCCTTGTTTCTTGGAGATCAAAGAAACAAGCAACGGTGTCAAAATCCTCATCCGAAGCAGAATACCGAGCTCTTGCAACGACAGCCTGTGAATTACAATGGATCACCGCTTTACTTCATGATATGCAAGTCAATTTTGCCAATCCAGCTGTGGTCTACTGTGATAATAAATCCGCTATAGCAATAGCCGAGAACCATGTCTTCCATGAGAGgaccaaacacattgatattGATTGCCATATCATAAGAGAACGAATCACTCAGGGCCTGATAAAGCTGCTCTCGGTATCCTCTCTGAATCAAGTGGCAGATGGCTTCACCAAACCACTAGGCTTACCTCt TTGCTCAACATGGAGGCAAGGGTGCTGGAGAAACGCGACAGAAGTGTGCCGTAACGGTGAGGGGTTCTTAAAGCTGGAGAACATGAAGATCCCCGACACAGCAATGACCGCGATGAACACAACCATAGGGCTGGAAGAGTGCCGGGAGCTTTGTCTGAGCAACTGTTCATGCTCGGCCTATGCCAGGGCGAATATCAGCGATGGCGGAACCGGATGCATTACCTGGTATGGTGACTTGATAGACATGAGGGAGTTCACACTTGGTGGCCAAGATATGTATGTTCGAGTTTCTGCGTCTGATTTAG ATCAACTTCTAAAGAAATCTAAAGAGCATAATAGGAAAAGGCTCATATTCTCGGTGATTCTGCCCATTGCTGCTGTGATTCTTGTGCTCTATTGTTTGGTCACTACCAATATCAGAGAAG GTAAAACACCACGACCAAGCAGTAATACCAGTTTACAATTGGAGAAATATATGGAAGAAGCTGGACATGCAGATGTGTTAGCCTTTGATCTAAACACAATTAGAGTTGCCACTAATAACTTCTCCGCAAACAATAAACTTGGAGAAGGCGGATTTGGTTCTGTTTACAAG GGTATGTTGCAAAATGGACAATTTGTAGCTATCAAAACACTCTCAAGAACATCTCAACAAGGGATAGAAGAATTCAAAAATGAAGTGAAGCTAATTGCTAGCCTTCAACACAGAAATCTTGTGAAGCTTTTAGGATGTTGCATTCAACAAGGGGAGAAGATGTTGGTTTATGAATATTTGCCTAACAAAGCCCTCGACAATGTCATCTTCG ATAATAGACAAGGGATGTTGTTAGAGTGGAAAAAGcgttttgaaattattttaggaATTGCTCAAGGATTGTTATATCTTCATCAAGATTCTAGACTACGAATCGTTCATAGAGATTTGAAAGCTAGTAATGTTTTGTTAGATGACTCCATGAACCCAAAAATATCAGATTTCGGAATGGCTAGACTTTTTGAAGAAGAACAAGTCGAAGCAAACACAAATCGAGTAGTTGGAACATA TGGCTATATGTCATCAGAATATGCAATGGGAGGTAACTTTTCAGTAAAGTCTGATGTGTATAGCTTCGGTGTTTTGCTGTTGGAAATTGTGAGCGGAAAGAAGAACAAACACAAGTGCAAGGAAACCTCGTTGAATTTAATAGGAGAT GTATGGGATTTTTGGAATGAAGAAAGAGCACTTGAAATTGTCGATCCATCATTAGGGGAGTCGTATGATTATCAAGAAGTTTTGAGGTGCATCCATGTCGGTTTGTTGTGCGTTCAACTATATCCATATGACAGACCAATCATGTCAGAAGTGATTTTCATGTTAAGTAATGATAGAGAACTCTCACGTCCTAATCGACCAGGATTTGTATTAAATAAGGGGAATAATGCAGCTCCATTATCATATTCTACAAGTGATGGTGGAAATCAATCAAGTAATAGTATGTCAATTACTGAACTCGTTGGTCGTTAA